Proteins from a single region of Parasedimentitalea psychrophila:
- a CDS encoding aspartate/glutamate racemase family protein, with translation MKLHVINPNSSASMTDGIRRTAIAACSPGTKIIAQSAFGTPASIEGYADEARSVAAMLDAVIEAERNGAVAHIIACFDDPGLDAAREVALGPVIGLCEAAFIAAAGIAKRYSVVTTLPRSIPIIEELADRYGTGRGLRSIRAADVPVLDLECQSEQAVRKVAETMRLAVAEDGAEAVILGCAGMSTHLETLSAAAGVPVIDGLAFSVCMAEAFVNVGLRTSKVGAYAFPRLKNIPETRLASIGEV, from the coding sequence ATGAAACTCCACGTCATTAACCCAAACTCGTCCGCGTCAATGACGGATGGAATCCGTCGTACTGCCATTGCCGCCTGTAGCCCGGGCACAAAAATCATCGCCCAATCTGCCTTTGGCACCCCCGCGAGCATCGAAGGCTACGCCGACGAAGCGCGCTCAGTTGCTGCGATGCTCGACGCTGTCATCGAAGCCGAGCGCAATGGAGCGGTGGCGCATATTATTGCCTGCTTTGACGATCCTGGCCTTGATGCGGCGCGCGAAGTGGCCCTCGGGCCGGTGATTGGTCTGTGCGAAGCAGCCTTCATCGCCGCGGCGGGCATTGCCAAACGCTATTCCGTGGTCACGACACTGCCGCGCTCGATTCCGATCATCGAAGAGCTGGCGGACCGGTACGGAACCGGGCGTGGACTGCGCAGCATTCGAGCCGCCGATGTCCCGGTGCTGGATCTGGAATGCCAGTCCGAGCAGGCGGTCAGGAAAGTAGCCGAGACTATGCGTCTGGCGGTTGCCGAAGACGGCGCCGAAGCAGTGATCCTTGGCTGTGCCGGAATGAGCACGCATCTGGAAACCCTATCAGCCGCGGCAGGCGTGCCCGTGATCGACGGTCTTGCCTTCTCCGTTTGCATGGCCGAGGCGTTCGTGAACGTCGGCCTGCGCACATCTAAAGTTGGCGCCTATGCCTTTCCCCGCCTCAAAAATATCCCCGAAACCCGGCTCGCCAGTATTGGCGAGGTTTGA
- a CDS encoding flavin reductase family protein, with protein sequence MDFDFTQLPAEDRYRLLVSFIVPRPIALVTTLSPAGVPNAAPMSFFNVFSQEPPIIILGIQSRPDGTKKDTVVNIEEDGEFVVNMVDLSLSEAMIDCGVSYEPDVDEIATAGLTWVPAQQVRGGRIAESPCAMECKVVETIRYDRRSIILGQVLQMHVRDDCMHENGRHVRPDVYQPIARLHADNYIVSDNQFQLKPPTEPRPGIKASGTV encoded by the coding sequence ATGGATTTTGATTTCACCCAGCTTCCTGCCGAAGACCGCTACCGGTTACTGGTCAGTTTTATCGTTCCGCGACCGATTGCGCTGGTCACGACATTGTCACCCGCCGGAGTGCCAAACGCCGCCCCAATGAGCTTTTTCAACGTTTTTTCGCAAGAGCCGCCGATCATCATTCTTGGTATTCAGTCACGTCCTGACGGGACGAAAAAGGATACAGTCGTAAATATTGAAGAGGATGGCGAATTCGTCGTCAATATGGTGGACCTGAGTTTGTCAGAGGCGATGATCGACTGCGGTGTAAGCTATGAACCTGATGTGGACGAGATTGCCACTGCGGGGCTGACATGGGTGCCGGCGCAACAGGTGCGGGGCGGTCGGATTGCCGAGAGTCCCTGCGCAATGGAATGCAAGGTGGTTGAAACCATCCGTTATGACCGCCGCTCGATCATTCTTGGGCAAGTCTTGCAGATGCATGTTCGTGACGACTGCATGCACGAAAACGGCCGCCATGTGCGCCCCGACGTCTATCAGCCGATCGCCCGGCTTCATGCCGACAACTACATTGTGTCGGACAACCAATTCCAACTAAAGCCCCCGACCGAGCCCAGGCCCGGAATTAAAGCGAGCGGTACTGTATGA
- a CDS encoding ABC transporter ATP-binding protein produces MTTTNRDPLLKVDGISKRFDVSAPLLNRLLEGKQRQTLTAVDQVSFDVPKGSTFAIVGESGCGKSTVARLLMGLYQTDEGEITFDGQAIGQMPAGKPPELRRRMQMIFQDPYASLNPRWRVRDIIGEPLRNFGICKTNAEVEQAVGKLLSQVGLQPADGAKFPHEFSGGQRQRLSIARALTTKPELLICDEPTSALDVSVQSQILNLMKDLQDEFGLSYVFISHDLAVVWFMAEYLAVMYLGRIVEIGPREQIFHNPQHPYTRLLMETVPKLDVGAPEHEPVAGEVPNPISPPSGCTFHPRCVFANDRCKQTAPTLATRSDGARSACHAADEGRLPYWSLQAAE; encoded by the coding sequence ATGACGACTACCAATAGGGACCCCCTGCTGAAGGTCGATGGCATTAGCAAACGGTTTGACGTCTCGGCACCGCTGCTGAACCGTCTGCTTGAAGGCAAGCAGCGTCAGACGCTCACTGCTGTGGATCAGGTCAGTTTCGACGTCCCCAAAGGATCGACATTTGCCATTGTCGGGGAATCCGGATGCGGAAAGTCCACCGTCGCGCGACTATTGATGGGGCTTTATCAGACCGACGAGGGCGAAATCACCTTTGACGGGCAGGCAATTGGTCAGATGCCCGCCGGCAAGCCGCCGGAATTGCGGCGACGGATGCAGATGATATTTCAGGACCCCTACGCCTCGTTGAACCCGCGTTGGCGGGTTCGCGATATCATTGGCGAGCCTTTGCGTAATTTCGGTATTTGCAAAACCAATGCCGAAGTTGAACAGGCCGTCGGGAAACTGCTGTCGCAGGTTGGCCTGCAACCCGCCGATGGCGCGAAATTCCCTCATGAATTTTCCGGTGGTCAGCGCCAACGCCTGTCGATCGCCCGAGCGCTTACGACAAAGCCCGAGTTGCTGATCTGTGATGAGCCGACTTCGGCCCTTGACGTGAGTGTTCAGAGCCAAATTCTGAATTTGATGAAGGACTTGCAGGACGAATTCGGTCTGAGCTATGTTTTCATCAGCCATGACCTTGCCGTGGTCTGGTTCATGGCTGAATATCTGGCGGTGATGTATTTGGGTCGGATTGTCGAGATCGGCCCGCGCGAGCAGATATTCCACAATCCGCAACACCCCTACACCCGGTTGCTGATGGAGACCGTGCCGAAACTGGATGTGGGGGCGCCTGAACATGAGCCAGTGGCGGGTGAAGTCCCCAACCCGATATCACCCCCATCAGGGTGCACCTTCCACCCACGCTGTGTGTTTGCCAATGATCGCTGCAAACAAACGGCCCCAACCCTTGCGACGCGCAGTGATGGTGCGCGTTCAGCTTGCCATGCCGCTGATGAAGGGCGTTTGCCCTATTGGTCCCTGCAGGCGGCGGAGTAG
- a CDS encoding ABC transporter ATP-binding protein, with protein MSLLSIEDIVVEFPTRRGPLEAVKNLTLNLEEGQILGLVGESGAGKSITAAAITGLIEPPGYIRAGQILLDGKRIDNLPREQMRRIRGRQIGSIFQDPLTSLNPVYTVGEQLVDTMQVNLGLSKKEARVRGIKWLTDVGIPAPELRFNQYPHQFSGGMRQRVVIALALCSEPKLIIADEPTTALDVSVQAQILALLRRLCREHNTAVVLVTHDMGVIAETADRVVVMYAGRLVEIGDVAQVIKAPLHPYSRGLMNSIPQVGAPAHRLTQIAGAMPGLRNPAPGCAFAPRCSKAMEICSVSRPSITLKGDTRVACFLYEGDEQ; from the coding sequence ATGAGCCTTCTGAGTATCGAAGACATTGTTGTTGAATTCCCGACTCGCCGCGGCCCGCTTGAAGCTGTCAAAAATCTGACGTTGAACCTTGAAGAAGGACAAATTCTTGGTCTGGTCGGTGAATCCGGCGCTGGTAAATCCATCACAGCGGCCGCAATCACTGGATTGATTGAACCACCAGGCTATATCCGCGCCGGCCAAATTCTGCTGGATGGGAAACGCATCGACAACTTGCCACGCGAACAGATGCGGCGCATCCGAGGCCGCCAGATAGGGTCAATCTTCCAGGACCCGCTGACCAGCCTTAACCCGGTTTACACCGTCGGTGAACAGTTGGTCGACACGATGCAAGTGAATCTTGGCCTGAGCAAAAAAGAAGCCAGAGTGCGCGGAATTAAATGGCTCACGGACGTTGGCATTCCGGCCCCGGAACTGCGGTTTAACCAGTATCCGCACCAGTTTTCCGGCGGCATGCGGCAACGGGTTGTGATTGCACTGGCGCTTTGTTCTGAACCAAAACTTATCATCGCGGATGAACCTACGACGGCACTTGATGTCTCGGTTCAGGCCCAGATCCTTGCCCTTCTGCGGCGGCTCTGCCGAGAGCACAACACGGCCGTTGTCTTGGTCACACACGATATGGGAGTGATTGCCGAAACCGCCGACAGGGTGGTGGTGATGTATGCAGGACGGCTTGTCGAAATTGGCGATGTGGCACAAGTCATCAAAGCGCCGCTACACCCCTATTCCAGAGGTCTGATGAACTCGATCCCGCAAGTGGGCGCCCCGGCCCATCGGTTGACCCAAATCGCTGGCGCTATGCCCGGCCTGCGCAACCCCGCCCCCGGATGTGCCTTTGCGCCACGCTGTTCAAAAGCTATGGAAATATGCTCTGTATCCCGCCCATCAATAACACTTAAGGGCGACACCCGTGTTGCCTGTTTCCTATATGAGGGGGATGAACAATGA
- a CDS encoding ABC transporter permease: MSVLTQKLYTVWDSDIAYSFRKSRVAVFSATVLALMMLSALFAPLVSPHDPFDIAQLSLFDSELPPAWVDGGQSNYLLGTDTQARDVLSSIIYGLRISLIVGFSSVFLAAFIGVLSGLIGGFLGGFVDAVLMRIADVLLSFPPILVALMINGILRGILPQSAHADSALLVLILSIGLTNWVQYARTVRGSTMVERSKEYIEAARTLGTGSGGIMLRHILPNVMGPVLVLATINLGMAVLTEATLSFLGVGMPATQPSLGTLIQIGNEYLFSGIWWVVIFPAATLAALVLSVNLLGDWLRDALNPKLR; this comes from the coding sequence ATGTCGGTACTTACACAAAAACTCTATACAGTCTGGGACAGCGATATCGCCTACAGCTTTCGGAAATCCCGCGTCGCGGTTTTTTCAGCGACGGTGCTTGCACTCATGATGCTGTCGGCGTTGTTTGCGCCCTTGGTTTCGCCCCACGATCCCTTCGATATTGCACAGTTAAGCTTGTTTGACAGCGAATTGCCTCCGGCTTGGGTCGACGGCGGCCAGTCGAACTATCTTTTGGGTACTGACACCCAGGCACGTGATGTGCTGTCTTCGATCATCTATGGATTGCGTATTTCGCTTATCGTCGGATTTTCCAGCGTCTTCCTGGCGGCCTTCATCGGGGTTTTGTCTGGTCTGATCGGTGGGTTTCTTGGCGGGTTTGTTGATGCCGTTCTGATGCGGATAGCCGACGTATTGCTTAGCTTTCCGCCCATTCTTGTGGCGCTGATGATCAATGGCATTCTACGCGGAATATTGCCGCAGTCCGCACACGCGGATTCCGCCTTGTTGGTGCTGATCTTGTCGATTGGTCTCACCAACTGGGTTCAGTATGCCCGTACGGTGCGCGGTTCCACCATGGTAGAGCGCAGTAAGGAATACATCGAAGCAGCGCGCACACTGGGCACCGGATCGGGCGGCATCATGCTGCGCCATATTCTGCCGAACGTAATGGGGCCGGTCCTTGTCCTAGCCACTATCAACCTTGGTATGGCGGTTCTGACAGAGGCGACACTCAGTTTTCTGGGGGTTGGCATGCCTGCGACGCAGCCATCGCTGGGCACGCTCATTCAGATTGGCAATGAATATTTGTTTTCTGGCATCTGGTGGGTCGTGATATTCCCGGCGGCCACGCTCGCGGCGCTGGTGTTGTCGGTCAACCTTTTGGGCGACTGGCTACGTGACGCTCTCAACCCAAAACTCCGCTGA
- a CDS encoding ABC transporter permease, with translation MLAFLIRRLVQAALVMLVVASIAFLMFRFLGDPITNLLPEDATEQDRAEMSQKLGLNDPFLVQYGRFISNVAQGDFGQSYRNNRPVSDLLVERFPATAELVLVAALLSLMLGIPLGIYTALNPSGWISQGLQIISLLGISVPTFVTGILLILIFSVNLHWLPSFGRGEVVDLGWWTTGFLTVAGLKALVLPSVMLALFQMTLIMRLVRAEMLEVLRTDYIKFAHARGIPNRIVNFKYALKNTLIPVMTIFGLQLGGLIAFAIITETVFQWPGMGFLFIQAVNFTDVPVMAAYLVLVSLIFVVINTIVDLLYHVVDPRLRMERPSASRGV, from the coding sequence ATGCTAGCTTTCTTAATTCGCCGATTGGTGCAGGCTGCGCTGGTAATGTTGGTTGTGGCGTCCATCGCCTTTTTGATGTTTCGATTTCTGGGCGACCCGATCACCAACCTTCTGCCCGAAGATGCAACCGAACAGGACAGGGCCGAGATGTCGCAAAAGCTCGGTCTCAACGATCCATTCCTGGTGCAATACGGGCGGTTCATTTCGAACGTTGCGCAGGGTGATTTCGGACAGTCCTACCGCAACAATAGGCCGGTTTCGGATCTTCTGGTGGAACGTTTCCCCGCGACCGCGGAACTTGTTCTTGTGGCGGCACTTCTGTCCTTGATGCTGGGCATACCGCTGGGGATCTATACCGCGCTAAACCCAAGCGGCTGGATAAGCCAAGGATTGCAGATCATCTCTCTGCTTGGAATCTCGGTGCCAACTTTTGTCACCGGCATCCTGCTCATCTTGATTTTCTCTGTGAATCTCCACTGGCTGCCAAGTTTCGGACGCGGTGAAGTGGTTGATCTGGGCTGGTGGACGACTGGATTTCTGACAGTCGCGGGTCTCAAGGCACTGGTCCTTCCCTCGGTCATGCTCGCGTTATTTCAAATGACATTGATCATGCGTCTGGTGCGCGCAGAGATGCTTGAAGTGTTGCGCACCGACTATATAAAATTTGCCCATGCCCGCGGCATCCCGAACCGCATTGTGAACTTCAAATACGCGTTGAAGAACACACTGATCCCGGTAATGACGATTTTCGGTCTGCAACTTGGCGGGCTGATCGCTTTTGCAATTATTACGGAAACGGTGTTTCAGTGGCCTGGAATGGGGTTCTTGTTTATTCAGGCAGTCAACTTCACCGATGTGCCAGTGATGGCCGCTTATCTGGTGCTGGTTTCCCTGATCTTTGTGGTCATCAACACGATTGTTGACCTGCTCTATCACGTTGTTGACCCACGCTTGCGGATGGAACGCCCCTCCGCCAGCCGTGGCGTCTGA
- a CDS encoding ABC transporter substrate-binding protein, which yields MKTSGLVLAAVSAMALNVGGASAETFRLGSSGDLYGMDPHSMTDSFTVAFLHHVYEPLVRYDASLGTEPALATEWEWVSETTARYHLREGVTFHDGQEFTAEDVVASINRAIHPDSPVRGNMAGVIGAVAVDDFTVDITLEGPSPLLNNYLTNIYIMDRGWLEEHDSLDPIDAQKGEEGYTTSNANGTGPFILKSRTPDAKTVLTVNEGWWDEPVHNLTQIELNPINSDATRVAALLSGELDMIFPSPLQDARRIAGTDGIKVMQAPGLRTIMMGFNLSDTLNNSDADGNPLKDLRVRQAIAESISYDLLHEKIMRGTSRSAGTLVAPDVSGFDAEVDAISAYDPEAAKAKLAEAGYADGFRLAMNCPNDRYVNDAEICQALSAMMARVGIEVALTTETKSLHFQRARAGETDMFMLGWATLPMLDGFSVLSAMLHTPEGQYGTWNPGGYSNPEVDRLTTAVAVELDADKRVEMTIAALKIADDELAWLPLHQQPLSWAARDVVEIPQTADDKPRLWLAQIAN from the coding sequence ATGAAAACATCTGGGCTAGTACTTGCGGCCGTCTCCGCGATGGCACTCAACGTCGGGGGCGCGAGTGCGGAAACATTCAGACTCGGTTCAAGCGGCGATTTGTATGGTATGGATCCACATTCCATGACCGACAGTTTCACTGTCGCCTTTTTGCACCATGTCTATGAACCTCTCGTGCGCTATGACGCCTCGCTGGGAACCGAACCTGCACTTGCCACGGAATGGGAATGGGTAAGTGAAACCACTGCACGTTATCATCTGCGCGAAGGTGTAACGTTCCACGACGGACAAGAATTCACTGCCGAAGATGTCGTGGCATCGATCAATCGCGCGATCCATCCGGATTCGCCGGTTCGTGGCAACATGGCCGGGGTCATTGGCGCGGTCGCAGTCGACGACTTCACGGTGGATATCACTCTCGAAGGTCCCTCGCCGCTGCTGAACAATTACCTGACCAACATTTACATCATGGACCGTGGTTGGCTCGAAGAACACGATTCGCTGGACCCAATCGACGCGCAAAAAGGCGAAGAAGGCTACACCACCTCGAACGCCAATGGGACCGGTCCGTTTATCCTGAAATCCCGTACGCCTGATGCCAAGACGGTGTTGACCGTCAACGAAGGCTGGTGGGATGAGCCGGTGCACAACCTGACACAGATCGAGTTGAACCCAATCAATTCCGATGCCACACGGGTTGCTGCACTGCTTTCTGGTGAGCTTGACATGATTTTCCCGTCGCCGTTGCAAGATGCGCGCAGGATTGCAGGCACGGACGGTATCAAGGTGATGCAAGCACCGGGTTTGCGCACCATCATGATGGGTTTCAACCTTAGCGATACACTCAACAACTCGGATGCCGACGGTAATCCTCTGAAAGATTTGCGCGTTCGCCAAGCGATTGCCGAGTCGATCAGCTACGATCTGCTGCACGAGAAAATAATGCGTGGTACATCGCGTAGTGCCGGCACATTGGTGGCACCAGATGTGTCTGGCTTCGACGCCGAGGTTGACGCAATTTCGGCATACGACCCCGAAGCGGCCAAGGCCAAACTGGCCGAAGCCGGTTACGCTGATGGTTTCCGGCTGGCAATGAACTGCCCGAACGACCGTTATGTCAACGACGCGGAAATTTGTCAGGCGCTGTCTGCAATGATGGCGCGTGTCGGGATTGAAGTTGCTTTGACCACGGAAACCAAGTCTCTGCATTTCCAACGTGCACGTGCGGGTGAAACCGATATGTTCATGCTCGGTTGGGCAACTTTGCCGATGCTGGATGGCTTCAGCGTTCTGTCTGCGATGCTGCACACCCCTGAGGGGCAATATGGCACCTGGAATCCCGGTGGCTATTCCAACCCGGAGGTGGACCGCCTGACCACAGCCGTTGCTGTCGAGCTTGATGCGGACAAACGGGTTGAGATGACGATTGCAGCGCTGAAAATCGCCGACGACGAATTGGCCTGGTTGCCGCTTCATCAGCAGCCGTTGTCCTGGGCTGCGCGCGATGTGGTGGAAATTCCGCAGACCGCTGACGATAAGCCACGCTTGTGGCTGGCGCAGATCGCGAACTGA
- a CDS encoding GntR family transcriptional regulator, producing MEIDAKSTEMGIYERIWAAIAERKLPPGTRLKEERLCEIFNVSRPRIRRALDQLGHDGLVKHIPHRGAFVATPSIDEARDVLYTRQVIEPGILRALTERITPNKIKTLRDHVAQEREAHSTGENAAIIRLSGAFHLLLAELAETPILTDVLRDLVSKSTLVTAVYQPKSVSQCGPDEHEDIIHHLQQGDTLGAIASMDHHLRDIETQLNLAQSADDAKLQADLLSNAFSEDT from the coding sequence ATGGAAATAGACGCAAAATCTACAGAGATGGGTATCTACGAACGGATATGGGCGGCCATAGCCGAGCGTAAACTTCCACCCGGCACTCGTCTGAAAGAAGAACGACTGTGCGAAATATTCAACGTTAGCCGACCCCGCATTCGCCGCGCATTGGATCAATTGGGTCATGATGGGCTGGTCAAGCACATTCCGCACCGTGGCGCCTTTGTTGCAACACCTTCGATCGACGAAGCGCGTGATGTTTTGTACACTCGTCAGGTCATCGAGCCTGGGATACTTCGTGCCCTCACCGAGCGAATTACACCAAACAAGATCAAAACCTTGCGCGACCATGTCGCCCAAGAGCGAGAAGCACATTCCACGGGTGAAAATGCGGCAATCATCCGGCTCTCAGGCGCTTTTCACCTGTTGCTGGCCGAACTCGCCGAAACACCGATCCTGACCGATGTGCTGCGTGACCTTGTGTCAAAGAGCACCCTTGTGACCGCCGTTTATCAACCCAAATCGGTGTCACAATGCGGCCCGGATGAACATGAAGACATCATTCACCACCTTCAGCAGGGCGACACTCTCGGAGCGATTGCCTCTATGGACCATCACCTCAGAGATATCGAAACCCAGTTGAATTTGGCGCAATCCGCAGATGACGCCAAGTTGCAGGCCGACCTGTTGAGCAACGCATTTTCAGAAGACACATAG
- a CDS encoding amidohydrolase family protein — MTTLYIAGATAITMNQERRVIDDAVLVVTDDRITAVGTATEIEIPPGAEIIDAHGMIALPGLIDSHAHAGHGLTRNLGAGDVAAWFDVCEAFYTRASTADFWRAEARLSAMERLKAGITTCTMLLGGGSDHYRTETTEAGDLHCAATREFGLRTNLAVGPNQPPFPKKYRSLDLSQDIDVSFEQQLETCRALIESHNDLLDKGTGICLIMPVYQPDEYAQNPDEIRSMCNDVMALRDEFGVLFTQDGHRNGSIALAETLGLCGPDSYFSHSVDLTSEDMEAALRTNTAIVHNPSAIMSIYGRCPVPELLEMGVNVALGSDAAAPDRGYDMFRHMAQCLHYHRRHFRDPAVLMPKQVIEMCTINAAKVLGLETELGSLEVGKKADIVLLDRQKAHLFPPMMPLTTVAQFANAADVDTVIVNGKICMRNRSILVDEAEVLASAAAELDKALRRTGLLHLLVE; from the coding sequence ATGACAACACTATATATCGCCGGTGCCACAGCCATCACCATGAACCAAGAACGCCGAGTGATCGATGACGCGGTGCTGGTGGTGACCGACGACAGGATAACGGCCGTTGGCACCGCTACAGAGATCGAAATTCCGCCGGGTGCAGAGATCATCGACGCGCACGGCATGATCGCCCTGCCGGGCCTGATCGATAGCCACGCTCATGCCGGGCACGGATTGACCCGCAATCTTGGCGCAGGAGATGTCGCTGCCTGGTTTGATGTTTGCGAGGCATTTTACACCCGCGCCTCCACCGCTGATTTTTGGCGTGCCGAAGCGCGGTTAAGTGCAATGGAGCGCCTGAAAGCCGGGATCACCACCTGCACGATGTTGCTTGGCGGTGGCAGCGACCACTACCGTACCGAAACGACAGAAGCTGGCGATCTACATTGCGCTGCCACGCGCGAATTCGGTCTTCGTACCAATCTGGCGGTCGGACCAAACCAGCCCCCCTTCCCCAAAAAATATCGCAGCCTCGACCTGTCCCAAGACATCGACGTGAGCTTTGAGCAACAGCTGGAAACCTGCCGCGCGCTGATCGAAAGCCATAATGACCTTTTGGACAAAGGCACCGGCATTTGCCTTATCATGCCGGTCTATCAACCAGATGAGTACGCGCAGAACCCGGACGAAATCCGCTCAATGTGCAACGACGTCATGGCGCTTCGAGACGAATTCGGCGTTCTATTCACACAGGATGGCCATCGAAACGGATCCATCGCGTTGGCAGAGACTCTTGGATTGTGTGGCCCGGATTCTTATTTTTCGCACAGCGTTGATCTGACGTCTGAGGACATGGAAGCCGCTTTGCGCACAAACACTGCGATCGTACACAACCCGTCGGCCATCATGTCCATTTACGGCCGCTGCCCAGTTCCCGAATTGCTGGAGATGGGCGTCAATGTTGCGCTTGGATCAGATGCCGCCGCCCCTGACAGGGGCTACGACATGTTTCGCCATATGGCCCAATGCCTGCACTATCATCGCCGTCACTTTCGTGACCCGGCGGTATTGATGCCAAAGCAAGTTATCGAAATGTGTACAATTAACGCCGCCAAAGTGCTCGGACTTGAGACGGAACTCGGCTCATTGGAAGTCGGCAAGAAAGCCGATATCGTGCTGCTTGACCGTCAAAAAGCCCATCTATTCCCACCGATGATGCCGCTGACAACCGTTGCTCAGTTTGCCAATGCCGCGGATGTCGACACGGTCATCGTCAACGGAAAAATCTGCATGCGGAACAGAAGCATACTTGTGGACGAAGCAGAGGTTCTGGCGAGCGCAGCAGCAGAACTTGATAAGGCACTCAGGCGAACCGGGCTACTTCACTTGCTCGTCGAATAG